The proteins below come from a single Mercenaria mercenaria strain notata chromosome 3, MADL_Memer_1, whole genome shotgun sequence genomic window:
- the LOC123525758 gene encoding protein wech-like, with protein MEVSGRRETSRNDRDHGGQLCQPCRGEGDEVPAEGYCENCNEYFCSSCLKVHRKMAVTKNHVIKSKDEMPTSPVKTDPCVQPCDIHKSETVKYYCHQHDSVGCGDCMVIDHKTCKVELVSHVSGNYGNSGEIKMIKESIEEIERRINLVRQEMKGNLKTAADMKAKIVDEIRHFRKELNAYLDQTEAELLSEVEQLNANDVDVQKDLLKECDSIESEVKVFQEKIDQHEDKINQLFVTVKLAKKRLETYQESVKSLSSVKRINSYSFEPSEDLKALQVSQSPFGALSVATKTCTVKKKKTIADMKAHFLRELNVRAENESKCLITGMAIISSGEILLADFSSKSLKVLNIQENKIVSRYMYSPPVAPWDVTIINADESALTLPVVGKILFMNTTEGLSESHTLDVKPWCKGIDYHNGKIAVSYTSYPAVVEVLNMEGEILHHSDFPTNRSYFPGYLCFSKDGKSIFVSDETHNTVQEHSAEGQLKTKIAENLKGPSGLVVTRDGTIVVCDHDGDTLSMIVPTTRKVIPLFVKHVNKPRSVLICEESNQMYISEYNNKCIKVFDLK; from the coding sequence ATGGAAGTGTCTGGACGGAGAGAAACGTCGAGAAATGATCGGGATCATGGCGGGCAGCTATGCCAGCCTTGTCGTGGGGAAGGTGACGAAGTTCCAGCGGAAGGATACTGTGAGAATTGTAATGAGTATTTCTGTTCATCATGTCTGAAGGTTCATCGCAAAATGGCGGTCACAAagaatcacgtgatcaaatctaAAGATGAAATGCCGACCTCCCCGGTTAAAACAGATCCGTGCGTACAGCCGTGCGATATTCACAAGTCAGAGACCGTGAAGTACTATTGTCATCAACATGATTCGGTCGGGTGTGGGGATTGTATGGTTATAGATCATAAAACCTGTAAAGTTGAGCTGGTTTCTCATGTATCTGGTAACTATGGTAACAGTGGAGAAATTAAAATGATCAAAGAATCGATAGAGGAAATCGAGAGAAGAATCAATTTGGTTAGACAAGAAatgaaaggaaatttaaaaactGCTGCAGACATGAAGGCCAAAATCGTAGACGAAATCAGACATTTCCGGAAAGAGCTAAACGCTTACTTGGACCAGACTGAAGCAGAACTTCTAAGCGAGGTTGAACAACTTAATGCTAATGATGTCGATGTACAAAAGGATCTACTGAAAGAATGTGATTCAATCGAATCTGAAGTAAAGGTTTTTCAAGAGAAAATAGACCAGCATGAAGATAAGATCAACCAGCTCTTTGTGACAGTCAAACTTGCAAAGAAAAGATTAGAGACATATCAAGAATCAGTCAAAAGTTTATCGTCAGTGAAAAGAATAAATAGTTACTCATTTGAACCATCTGAAGACCTGAAGGCTCTGCAAGTATCCCAGTCCCCTTTTGGAGCACTTTCTGTAGCAACTAAGACATGCACTgtcaaaaagaagaaaacaatagCAGATATGAAGGCACATTTCCTGAGGGAATTGAATGTTCGAGCTGAAAACGAGAGTAAATGTTTGATAACAGGCATGGCTATTATTTCAAGTGGTGAAATTCTGCTTGCAGATTTCAGCAGCAAATCATTAAAAGTTCTAAATATACAAGAAAACAAGATTGTTTCCAGGTATATGTATTCACCACCAGTAGCACCATGGGATGTAACTATCATAAATGCAGATGAAAGTGCATTAACTTTACCAGTAGTCGGCAAGATCCTATTTATGAACACAACAGAAGGTCTGTCTGAAAGTCACACTTTGGATGTAAAGCCATGGTGTAAGGGAATAGACTACCATAATGGTAAAATCGCAGTATCATACACATCGTATCCTGCTGTGGTTGAAGTTCTGAATATGGAAGGGGAAATTCTGCATCATTCAGACTTTCCAACTAACAGGTCGTATTTCCCTGGTTATTTGTGTTTCAGTAAAGATGGTAAAAGTATTTTTGTGTCCGATGAAACACATAACACAGTGCAAGAACATTCTGCCGAAGGACAACTGAAGACTAAAATAGCTGAAAATCTGAAAGGACCAAGTGGACTGGTAGTGACAAGGGATGGAACTATTGTTGTTTGTGATCACGACGGCGACACGTTGAGTATGATAGTTCCAACTACAAGAAAAGTTATTCCACTCTTCGTGAAACATGTGAACAAACCAAGGTCTGTTCTTATTTGTGAGGAAAGCAATCAGATGTATATTAGTGAGTACAATAACAAGTGCATCAAGGTATTTGATCTAAAGTAG
- the LOC128555898 gene encoding E3 ubiquitin-protein ligase TRIM71-like: protein MEVSGRRLGRDKDEILCQPCHGEGDEVTAEGYCENCNEYFCSLCLKVHRKMAVTKNHVIKSKVDMPRTNIQSDPCVEPCDIHKTEIVKYYCHKHDSVGCGDCMVIDHKACKVELVSDVSGNYGNSGEIETIKEKIEEMERRISSVKQDMKDNFNAAADMKARIVKEIKLFRKELNTHLDQAEAELLSEVEQLNAKDVVVQKQGLKECDSMETVMKQFQQTIDQHEDKVNQLFVTAKLAKERLVTYKESVKRLSSEKSISRCTFVPSKDIQALMVSQSPIGAISVVTEICADLKKKTIVDKKAQFVRELNVRGENKSGCRITGMAMISSDEILLADYNSNSLKIINVSENRITSRYSCAHGPFDVTTINIDNSATTLPVPGKILFMNKRGGLSESHTIKVKQWCRGIDHHNGKIVVSFTCYPAAVEVLNMKGEILHHADYPMSVNCTLYYLGYSNDGKSFFVSDNGGNTVWELSADGQLKTKISENLKGPCGLAVTKDGTIVVCNRGDNDKLTLIFPDTRKLQYLFVKNVKNPEAVLICEDSSKMYISECNNMHIKVFDLK from the coding sequence ATGGAAGTATCAGGACGAAGACTCGGTAGAGATAAAGATGAGATCCTGTGTCAGCCGTGTCATGGGGAAGGTGACGAAGTTACAGCGGAGGGTTACTGTGAGAATTGTAATGAATACTTCTGTTCATTATGTCTAAAGGTTCATCGTAAAATGGCGGTCACTAAGAATCATGTGATCAAATCGAAAGTGGACATGCCGAGAACCAATATTCAGTCAGATCCTTGTGTAGAGCCGTGTGATATCCACAAGACTGAGATAGTAAAGTACTATTGTCATAAACATGATTCGGTCGGTTGTGGTGATTGTATGGTTATAGATCATAAAGCCTGCAAAGTTGAGTTGGTGTCTGATGTATCCGGTAACTATGGTAACAGTGGAGAAATTGAAACGATCAAAGAAAAGATAGAGGAAATGGAGAGAAGAATCAGTTCGGTTAAGCAAGATATGAAAGACAATTTTAATGCTGCAGCTGACATGAAGGCCAGAATTGTAAAAGAAATCAAACTCTTCCGGAAAGAGCTAAATACACACCTTGACCAGGCTGAAGCAGAACTTTTAAGCGAGGTTGAACAATTAAATGCCAAAGATGTTGTTGTACAAAAACAAGGATTAAAAGAATGTGACTCAATGGAAACTGTAATGAAACAATTTCAGCAGACTATAGACCAACATGAAGATAAAGTCAACCAGCTCTTCGTTACAGCCAAACTTGCAAAGGAAAGATTGGTAACTTACAAAGAATCAGTCAAACGTTTATCATCTGAGAAAAGTATTAGCCGGTGTACATTTGTACCATCTAAAGATATACAGGCTCTAATGGTGTCCCAATCTCCTATCGGAGCCATTTCGGTAGTAACCGAGATATGCGCTGacctaaaaaagaaaacaatagtagATAAGAAGGCACAATTTGTGCGGGAATTGAATGTTCGAGGTGAAAATAAGAGTGGATGTCGGATAACAGGCATGGCTATGATTTCAAGTGATGAAATTCTGCTTGCAGATTACAATAGCAATTCACTGAAAATTATTAACGTAAGTGAAAACAGGATCACTTCAAGGTACAGCTGCGCTCATGGACCGTTTGATGTTACCACGATTAACATAGATAATAGTGCAACCACTCTACCAGTCCCTGGGAAGATCCTATTTATGAATAAAAGAGGAGGTTTGTCTGAGAGTCACACCATAAAAGTAAAACAATGGTGTAGAGGAATTGATCATCATAATGGTAAAATCGTAGTGTCATTTACATGTTATCCTGCGGCAGTAGAGGTTTTAAATATGAAAGGGGAAATTCTGCATCATGCAGATTATCCAATGAGCGTGAATTGTACCCTATATTATTTAGGTTACAGCAATGATGGTAAAAGCTTTTTTGTGTCAGATAATGGAGGAAACACAGTATGGGAACTTTCTGCCGACGGACAACTAAAGACTAAAATATCTGAAAATCTAAAAGGGCCATGTGGACTGGCAGTGACAAAGGATGGAACTATTGTTGTTTGCAATCGAGGCGATAATGACAAATTGACCTTGATATTTCCAGATACAAGGAAACTGCAGTATCTCTTCGTTAAGAATGTGAAAAACCCAGAAGCTGTTCTTATTTGTGAAGATAGCAGTAAAATGTACATTAGTGAGTGCAATAATATGCACATCAAAGTATTTGATCTGAAGTAG